The Candidatus Anaeroferrophillus wilburensis genomic interval TTATTCAAGGGGAGAAACAGCGTTGAAGCTATACCTTAATGAGTTGCAGGAACATCAGAATGTGGAAACCGTGGTGCTGGTTTCCAAAAAAACCGTTGCTCGCTCCCGTAAGGATAAAGAGTATATCGCCTTAAAAGTCATGGATAAATCGGCGGAGATAAGTGCCCATATTTGGGATAACGTGCCGGTTTATCGTGACCGGTTTGCAGAAGAGGACTATGTGCTGCTGAAAGGCCGGGTTGTAGCTTTCCAGGGGGCCTTGCAGATAAATGTTACCCACCTTGAGCTTTTCAATGGTGAGGTTGACCCGCGGGACTTTCTGCCCCAGACTACAAAAAATATCGGCAACCTGCTGCGGACCCTGCAAGCAGCGGTAAGGGAAGTGAAAAATCCCTGGTTGGCTCGTCTACTGGCTGATTTTTTTATCAAGGACAGTGAATTCCTTGCCTGCTTTCAACTGGCACCGGCGGCCAAGGCGATGCATCACGCTTATCTTGGTGGTCTGCTGGAGCATACCGTGGGGGTTCTCCAGCTGGCACTCCAGATCGCGCCGCTGTATCCGCAGCTGGACCAGGACCTGCTGGTGGCCGGTGCCCTGCTCCATGATATCGGCAAGGTGGTGGAACTGGGATATGAAAAGTCCTTTACCTATACCGCCAGGGGCAGGCTGCTGGGGCACATTGTTATTGGGGCGGAGATGGTTGCGGCCAAGGTGGCAAAAATTAATGGGTTTCCCGAATCCCTGCTGATCCTGCTGGAACACCTGCTACTCAGTCATCACGGTGATTACCAGTGGGGGTCGCCCAAGCGGCCTAAGACCCCCGAAGCCTTCATGCTCCATTATCTCGACGATATGGATGCAAAAATGAATGCCATTGACTCATTTTATGCCGCACAAGGGGGAAAAGGTGCAGCCTGGAGTGATTTTAACCGCGTGTTTGAACGATATTTTCTTCTTGACAGTAAAAAAATGATGCCCGAGCCTGATGACCAGTCGGCGTCCTTGCCCCCTTCTCCTGATCATCAAAAGCCCACTCTTTTCTGATCATCTCGTCAGGTTGCAGCGCATTCTGCCGCCTGCCTTGACAACCACCTTTT includes:
- a CDS encoding HD domain-containing protein; translation: MKLYLNELQEHQNVETVVLVSKKTVARSRKDKEYIALKVMDKSAEISAHIWDNVPVYRDRFAEEDYVLLKGRVVAFQGALQINVTHLELFNGEVDPRDFLPQTTKNIGNLLRTLQAAVREVKNPWLARLLADFFIKDSEFLACFQLAPAAKAMHHAYLGGLLEHTVGVLQLALQIAPLYPQLDQDLLVAGALLHDIGKVVELGYEKSFTYTARGRLLGHIVIGAEMVAAKVAKINGFPESLLILLEHLLLSHHGDYQWGSPKRPKTPEAFMLHYLDDMDAKMNAIDSFYAAQGGKGAAWSDFNRVFERYFLLDSKKMMPEPDDQSASLPPSPDHQKPTLF